A single window of Cellulomonas sp. NTE-D12 DNA harbors:
- a CDS encoding 2,3-butanediol dehydrogenase, which translates to MKAARYYDRGDIRIDEIPEPPVAAGEVGIDVAWCGICGSDLHEYAEGPIFVPPAGHPQPISGESAPITLGHEMSGVVSAVGEGVTDLAVGDHVVVEPYIVADDVDTGPDSRSYHLSKDMNFIGLGGRGGGLGEKISVKRRWVHKIADTVPLDQAALIEPLSVGYHAVERSGAKAGDTALVVGAGPIGLLTSAVLKAIGVTVIISEPSPLRRQKAVDSGVAQHVLDPRSEDVVARVRELTGGAGAAVGFECTSVQPALDTLVDALAPQGVLVVIAIWAHPGTFDLTKIVLKELDVRGTIAYVNSHQKVIPLVEQGKVDLAPFITGRIGLDHLIDQGFDTLIHHNETAVKILVSPSGRGL; encoded by the coding sequence ATGAAGGCAGCGCGCTACTACGACCGCGGAGACATCCGCATCGACGAGATCCCGGAGCCGCCGGTCGCGGCTGGCGAGGTCGGCATCGACGTGGCGTGGTGCGGGATCTGCGGATCCGACCTCCACGAGTACGCGGAGGGACCGATCTTCGTGCCGCCCGCCGGGCACCCGCAGCCGATCAGCGGCGAGTCGGCGCCCATCACGCTGGGCCACGAGATGTCGGGCGTCGTCAGCGCCGTCGGAGAGGGTGTGACGGACCTGGCCGTGGGCGACCACGTGGTGGTCGAGCCGTACATCGTCGCGGACGACGTCGACACAGGCCCGGACAGCCGCAGCTACCACCTGTCGAAGGACATGAACTTCATCGGCCTCGGCGGCCGCGGCGGCGGGCTCGGCGAGAAGATCTCCGTCAAGCGCCGCTGGGTGCACAAGATCGCCGACACCGTCCCGCTCGACCAGGCGGCGCTGATCGAACCGCTCTCGGTCGGGTACCACGCGGTGGAGCGCAGCGGCGCCAAGGCCGGCGACACGGCGCTGGTGGTCGGCGCCGGCCCGATCGGGCTGCTGACGTCCGCCGTCCTCAAGGCGATCGGCGTCACGGTGATCATCAGCGAGCCGAGCCCGCTGCGCCGGCAGAAGGCCGTCGACTCGGGCGTGGCGCAGCACGTGCTGGACCCGCGGTCGGAGGACGTCGTCGCACGGGTGCGCGAGCTGACCGGCGGGGCCGGTGCCGCCGTGGGGTTCGAGTGCACCTCGGTGCAGCCGGCCCTCGACACGCTGGTGGACGCGCTCGCCCCGCAGGGCGTGCTGGTCGTCATCGCCATCTGGGCCCACCCCGGCACGTTCGACCTCACCAAGATCGTGCTCAAAGAGCTCGACGTGCGCGGCACCATCGCCTACGTCAACTCGCACCAGAAGGTGATCCCCCTGGTGGAGCAGGGCAAGGTCGACCTGGCGCCGTTCATCACGGGCCGGATCGGCCTCGACCACCTGATCGACCAGGGGTTCGACACCCTGATCCACCACAACGAGACGGCCGTGAAGATCCTCGTCTCGCCGTCCGGCCGCGGGCTGTGA
- a CDS encoding LysE family translocator: MLSHLLVATGVLALLTVLPGPDMAVITRAALVGGRQAATRAAAGIVTGLLVWGTLAVLGLTALLTASPRAYLVVKVLAVLYLLYLGVQAFRTQHAPVAGTDVELTPPAGTTARAPFLTGLTTDLLNPKIAVFYTAMLPTLAPPSLPGARGLAVLVVIHVVLTFAWQVGYAHLLTRARHVVGRPAVRRALDRVTGVALIGFAVRLVTEHA; encoded by the coding sequence ATGCTGAGCCACCTGCTGGTCGCCACCGGGGTGCTGGCGCTGCTGACCGTCCTGCCCGGACCGGACATGGCGGTGATCACCCGCGCCGCGCTGGTCGGTGGACGGCAGGCCGCCACCCGTGCCGCGGCCGGCATCGTCACCGGCCTGCTGGTGTGGGGCACGCTGGCCGTGCTCGGGCTGACGGCGCTGCTGACGGCATCACCCCGGGCGTACCTCGTCGTGAAGGTGCTCGCGGTGCTGTACCTGCTCTACCTCGGTGTCCAGGCCTTCCGGACGCAGCACGCGCCCGTCGCCGGCACCGACGTCGAGCTGACGCCGCCCGCGGGCACGACCGCGCGAGCACCATTCCTCACCGGCCTGACCACCGACCTGCTCAACCCGAAGATCGCGGTGTTCTACACGGCGATGCTGCCGACGCTCGCTCCCCCGTCCCTGCCGGGCGCCCGCGGGCTGGCGGTGCTCGTGGTGATCCACGTGGTGCTGACCTTCGCCTGGCAGGTCGGCTACGCCCACCTGCTGACGCGTGCCCGGCACGTCGTCGGGCGGCCCGCGGTGCGCCGTGCGCTCGACCGGGTCACCGGGGTGGCGCTGATCGGGTTCGCCGTCCGGCTCGTCACCGAGCACGCCTGA
- a CDS encoding HNH endonuclease family protein yields the protein MQRNGIALTARRGRAGALLVALCLIGVGVAAATAAPHTEPTATAATRAEPTPASATPRASAAAAADSSAALPAGRGQDALAALAALRVHDSPSTSGYQRDLFGYRAVDLDRNGCDTRNDILRRDLHDVMVKPGTHDCVVLSGTLADPYSGTTIAFTRGTSTSNDVQIDHVVALADAWASGAAAWDPTTRFRLGNDPLNLLAVSGPLNTQKSDGNAAQWLPPNAAYRCAYVARQVGVKYTYGLTVTTAERTAMAGVLAGCPHQPLPAGSTLPVPTAG from the coding sequence ATGCAGCGGAATGGAATCGCCCTGACGGCTCGTAGGGGACGCGCCGGCGCGCTGCTGGTGGCGTTGTGCCTGATCGGCGTCGGCGTCGCCGCCGCGACGGCGGCACCGCACACCGAGCCGACCGCGACAGCGGCGACGCGCGCGGAGCCGACGCCCGCGTCGGCGACGCCCCGAGCCTCCGCCGCCGCGGCCGCCGACAGCTCCGCGGCACTCCCCGCGGGACGGGGTCAGGATGCGCTCGCCGCCCTCGCCGCGCTGCGCGTCCACGACTCCCCGAGCACGTCCGGCTACCAGCGCGACCTGTTCGGCTACCGGGCCGTCGACCTGGACCGCAACGGCTGCGACACCCGCAACGACATCCTGCGCCGCGACCTGCACGACGTGATGGTCAAGCCCGGCACGCACGACTGCGTGGTGCTCTCGGGCACGCTCGCCGACCCCTACTCCGGGACGACCATCGCCTTCACGCGCGGCACCAGCACCTCGAACGACGTGCAGATCGACCACGTCGTCGCCCTCGCTGACGCGTGGGCCAGCGGCGCAGCCGCCTGGGACCCCACCACGCGGTTCCGCCTCGGCAACGACCCGCTCAACCTGCTGGCGGTCTCCGGCCCGCTGAACACGCAGAAGTCCGACGGCAACGCCGCGCAGTGGCTGCCGCCGAACGCCGCGTACCGCTGCGCCTACGTCGCCCGGCAGGTCGGCGTGAAGTACACGTACGGGCTGACCGTCACCACCGCCGAGCGCACGGCGATGGCCGGTGTCCTGGCCGGCTGCCCGCACCAGCCCCTGCCTGCCGGTTCGACCCTGCCGGTCCCGACGGCCGGCTGA
- a CDS encoding YciI family protein has translation MAKYMLIMRPSDETFAAMMSRPFEEILETVGRFNDELIRAGVLLAAEGLDPEVSVVVDYSSEPPLVTDGPYGETKELFGGYYLLDVASQEEAVEWAKRMPPFPGAKTEIRRVTEIDEFPQDNEWVVKERAWREQTGQL, from the coding sequence GTGGCGAAGTACATGCTGATCATGCGGCCGTCGGACGAGACGTTCGCGGCGATGATGTCCCGGCCGTTCGAGGAGATTCTCGAGACGGTCGGGAGGTTCAACGACGAGCTGATCAGGGCCGGCGTGCTGCTCGCGGCGGAGGGGCTGGACCCGGAGGTCAGCGTCGTCGTCGACTACTCCAGCGAGCCGCCGCTGGTGACCGACGGGCCGTACGGCGAGACCAAGGAGCTGTTCGGCGGCTACTACCTGCTCGACGTGGCGAGCCAGGAGGAGGCCGTCGAGTGGGCCAAGCGCATGCCGCCGTTCCCGGGGGCGAAGACGGAGATCCGGCGCGTCACGGAGATCGACGAGTTCCCGCAGGACAACGAGTGGGTGGTCAAGGAGCGGGCGTGGCGCGAGCAGACGGGCCAGCTCTGA
- a CDS encoding DUF6596 domain-containing protein: protein MEAVWRIESARIVGTLARWTGDFSLAEDLAQQALAEALESWPRDGVPANPGGWLLTVGRRRGIDGFRRRAALDERYAALAQGLREGELVSSSGAPQAHAGLDALLPDPDEIDDDVLALVFIACHPVLSAEARVAMTLRVVAGLTTDEIARAFLVPRATVQARITRAKKTLAAAKVPFALPAPDERRQRLGGVLSVLYVVFTEGSTATAGDDLLRVDLAREALRLARVLSRLLPAEPEVHGLLALMELTVARFPARTGPDGEAVGLQDQDRRLWDRAAVARGQAALARAVQAGRGLGPYGLQAAIASCHAAAPSVDATDWERIVLLYEALGRVAPSPVVELNRAVAVAMLHGPLTALAIVDELAADGRLAASHLLPSVRGELLARLGRPTEARAELLRAAELTTNRRERELLERKAADLSDG from the coding sequence GTGGAGGCGGTCTGGCGGATCGAGTCCGCGCGGATCGTCGGCACGCTGGCCCGCTGGACCGGCGACTTCTCGCTGGCCGAGGACCTGGCCCAGCAGGCCCTGGCCGAGGCGCTGGAGAGCTGGCCGCGGGACGGCGTCCCGGCCAACCCGGGCGGGTGGCTGCTGACCGTCGGGCGGCGGCGGGGGATCGACGGCTTCCGGCGCCGGGCAGCCCTCGACGAGCGCTACGCAGCGCTGGCGCAGGGGCTGCGCGAGGGGGAGCTGGTGTCGTCGTCGGGCGCCCCGCAGGCGCACGCCGGGCTCGACGCGTTGCTGCCAGACCCGGACGAGATCGACGACGACGTGCTCGCCCTGGTGTTCATCGCCTGCCACCCGGTGCTCTCCGCCGAGGCGCGCGTGGCGATGACGCTGCGGGTGGTGGCGGGACTGACGACGGACGAGATCGCGCGGGCCTTCCTGGTGCCGCGCGCCACGGTCCAGGCCCGCATCACCCGCGCGAAGAAGACCCTGGCCGCCGCGAAGGTGCCGTTCGCGCTGCCGGCGCCCGACGAGCGGCGCCAGCGGCTCGGCGGCGTGCTGAGCGTGCTGTACGTCGTCTTCACCGAGGGCTCCACCGCGACGGCCGGCGACGACCTGCTGCGCGTGGACCTGGCCCGCGAGGCGCTCCGACTGGCCCGGGTGCTGTCCCGGCTGCTGCCGGCGGAGCCGGAGGTGCACGGTCTGCTGGCGCTGATGGAGCTGACGGTCGCCCGGTTCCCGGCCCGCACCGGGCCGGACGGTGAGGCGGTCGGCCTGCAGGACCAGGACCGCCGGCTGTGGGACCGCGCCGCCGTCGCACGCGGGCAGGCCGCACTGGCGCGCGCGGTGCAGGCGGGGCGGGGTCTCGGTCCGTACGGGCTGCAGGCCGCGATCGCCTCGTGCCACGCGGCCGCGCCGTCGGTGGACGCGACCGACTGGGAGCGGATCGTGCTGCTCTACGAGGCCCTCGGGCGGGTCGCGCCGTCACCGGTGGTGGAGCTGAACCGGGCCGTCGCCGTCGCGATGCTGCACGGCCCGCTGACCGCGCTCGCGATCGTGGACGAGCTGGCGGCGGACGGGCGCCTCGCGGCGTCGCACCTGCTGCCGAGCGTCCGCGGCGAGCTGCTCGCCCGGCTCGGGCGTCCGACGGAGGCCCGAGCGGAGCTGCTGCGCGCAGCCGAGCTGACCACCAACCGGCGCGAGCGGGAGCTGCTGGAGCGCAAGGCCGCCGACCTGTCCGACGGCTGA